A single genomic interval of Aedes aegypti strain LVP_AGWG chromosome 1, AaegL5.0 Primary Assembly, whole genome shotgun sequence harbors:
- the LOC5571506 gene encoding protein trapped in endoderm-1, whose amino-acid sequence MPLTAIRFLNQQWTLGEDLCKVFPVFFYGNVAVSVLSMVGLTINRYTLILHPSRYSKIYTPLSLCFQLFAIWAFSFGIMLLPLFEIWGTLGLDEETFSCTILKKNDTSPKKFIFLFGVLVPCIIISISYSCIFYTVHKQRAKLKAHSSNSSGRIESFFRSKEDCRLTLTLLTIYVCFLVCFLPLMLANVIDDDGSYANLHVFASVLAWMSAVINPFIYAIGSQNYRHAYTKLLSELCFWKTNVELRSFDEVNKSRTVDHL is encoded by the exons ATGCCCTTAACGGCAATAAGGTTCCTTAATCAG CAATGGACACTGGGTGAGGATTTGTGTAAAGTGTTTCCAGTATTCTTCTACGGTAACGTGGCTGTGTCCGTGCTCAGCATGGTAGGCCTCACCATCAATCGGTATACGCTGATTTTACATCCTAGTCGATATTCTAAGATCTACACTCCACTTAGTTTATGTTTCCAACTGTTCGCCATATGGGCGTTTTCTTTCGGCATAATG CTACTTCCACTATTCGAAATCTGGGGCACGTTGGGTCTGGACGAAGAAACGTTCTCCTGTACGATCCTGAAGAAAAATGACACATCACCAAAGAAATTCATCTTCCTGTTCGGGGTTCTGGTCCCATGTATAATAATATCGATATCCTATTCGTGCATATTCTACACAGTGCACAAGCAGCGAGCCAAACTGAAGGCGCATAG TTCCAACTCTTCCGGACGCATCGAGTCCTTCTTCCGTAGCAAGGAAGACTGTCGGCTAACGCTGACGCTGCTGACCATCTACGTATGCTTCTTGGTTTGCTTCCTGCCGCTGATGCTTGCCAACGTGATCGACGACGACGGATCGTATGCTAACCTGCACGTGTTCGCCTCCGTGCTGGCGTGGATGTCGGCCGTCATCAATCCATTCATTTACGCCATCGGAAGCCAGAACTACAG GCACGCGTATACGAAACTCCTTTCGGAACTGTGCTTCTGGAAGACGAACGTCGAACTGCGATCATTCGACGAAGTGAACAAATCTCGGACGGTAGATCATTTATAG